The following are from one region of the Sorghum bicolor cultivar BTx623 chromosome 2, Sorghum_bicolor_NCBIv3, whole genome shotgun sequence genome:
- the LOC8056338 gene encoding uncharacterized protein LOC8056338 has protein sequence MEAQGRWAGERETRRSCGGGSNYVAKHVGIQNQVLKWLQHFSDRVEERAKEAATEVNGLLEEAGALELDMKTTVLAFDNLTRKRFTEHKVSDEDHINLKTRDSIRSSTQSQVRAQDCERDILPRYKEALHIGLASCKDHFQKKGRLTTSVFRAMSTYSPLPHIIGSEEYNHDSSCGLADDAQTMTNDFSWLREFQGESSDSGPDDLFGSQTLGVQQGFEKGETDSLVSASREFRAMLEAALVNPYKF, from the exons ATGGAGGCGCAGGGTCGCTGGGCAGGAGAAAGAGAAACCCGCCGCAGCTGCGGTGGCGGCTCTAACTATGTAGCCAAGCACGTCGGAATCCAAAACCAG GTCTTGAAGTGGCTGCAGCATTTCTCTGACAGGGTGGAGGAGAGAGCTAAAGAGGCTGCGACGGAGGTGAAtgggctgctggaggaggccgGGGCGCTGGAGCTGGACATGAAGACTACTGTACTAGCCTTCGACAACCTCACCAGGAAAAGGTTCACTGAACAT AAAGTTTCTGATGAAGATCATATCAACTTGAAAACAAGAGACAGTATACGAAGTTCTACTCAGTCACAAGTGCGAGCTCAGGATTGTGAACGTGATATCTTACCAAGATACAAAGAAGCATTACATATAGGACTTGCTTCCTGTAAGGATCACTTTCAAAAGAAAGGCCGATTGACCACCTCTGTTTTCAGG GCTATGTCGACATACAGTCCTCTCCCGCATATTATTGGTTCTGAAGAGTATAATCATGATAGTAGCTGTGGCTTGGCAG ATGATGCACAAACTATGACTAATGACTTCAGCTGGTTGCGAGAGTTTCAAGGGGAGTCTTCAGACTCTGGACCTGATGATCTATTTGGATCTCAAACGCTTGGAGTGCAGCAAGGTTTTGAAAAG GGGGAAACAGACTCTCTAGTATCTGCTTCACGAGAATTTAGAGCAATGTTGGAAGCTGCACTTGTTAATCCTTACAAGTTCT AG